One Rhinolophus sinicus isolate RSC01 linkage group LG06, ASM3656204v1, whole genome shotgun sequence DNA window includes the following coding sequences:
- the CCDC86 gene encoding coiled-coil domain-containing protein 86, with translation MDTPRRRSRRLEGLKPESTDPPTSVLRARRVLVEFELNPEETREPESPRSARQPGPGSPRRQPGTFPGSPSLQQGAGLGSPRRDPDPGSGPPQSQQHPGLEAPRRQEALSPESLRRQLKPSGESPQFFQRREEPDAELAHSKEARAPESPGHQLQPGPGAPEPYPAQRAPGPEPSPPLQELTPQSSGSPRGQREPSKPPPAGEPGRDGLGPKKRKGSSDQAPAPKKLKEEMEVLIIPKGKPKSGRVWKDRSKKRFSQMVQDKPLRTSWQRKMKERQERKLAKAFARHLEEEKERRRQEKKQRRAENLKRRLENERKAEIVQVIRNPAKLKRAKKKQLRSIEKRDTLALLQKQPPQRPAAKV, from the exons ATGGATACACCGCGGAGGCGCAGCCGGCGGCTGGAAGGCCTAAAGCCTGAATCCACCGATCCTCCCACCTCAGTTTTGCGGGCGAGACGGGTCCTTGTGGAGTTTGAGTTGAACCCAGAAGAAACGAGGGAGCCCGAGTCTCCTCGGAGTGCGCGGCAACCCGGCCCGGGATCCCCCAGACGTCAGCCGGGGACATTCCCGGGATCACCCAGCCTACAGCAGGGGGCAGGCCTGGGGTCCCCCCGCAGGGACCCAGATCCGGGCTCAGGGCCCCCCCAGAGTCAGCAACATCCAGGCCTGGAGGCGCCCCGAAGACAGGAGGCGTTGAGTCCTGAATCCCTCCGACGTCAGCTAAAGCCAAGTGGGGAGTCACCACAGTTCTTCCAGAGGCGTGAAGAACCGGACGCGGAGTTGGCCCACAGTAAGGAGGCGCGAGCGCCGGAGTCTCCCGGACACCAGTTGCAGCCGGGCCCGGGAGCACCAGAACCTTACCCGGCCCAGCGAGCCCCAGGTCCGGAGCCCTCGCCGCCACTACAGGAGCTGACACCCCAGTCATCCGGCTCCCCTCGGGGTCAGCGCGAGCCGAGCAAGCCACCTCCCGCCGGGGAGCCGGGGAGAGACGGCCTAGGGCCAAAGAAGCGCAAAGGATCTTCAGACCAGGCCCCAGCGCCCAAGAAATTGAAGGAGGAGATGGAGGTTCTTATAATCCCGAAGGGAAAGCCCAAATCGGGGCGGGTGTGGAAGGACCGCTCCAAGAAGAG GTTCTCCCAAATGGTTCAGGACAAGCCCCTGCGCACATCCTGGCAGCGGAAGATGAAGGAACGGCAGGAGAGGAAGCTGGCCAAGGCCTTTGCCCGGcacctggaggaggagaaggagaggcgGCGGCAG GAGAAGAAGCAGCGCCGAGCCGAGAACCTGAAACGCCGCCTGGAAAACGAACGCAAGGCAGAGATTGTCCAAGTG atCCGAAACCCCGCCAAGCTCAAGCGGGCGAAGAAGAAGCAGCTGCGCTCCATCGAGAAGCGGGACACCCTGGCACTGCTACAGAAGCAGCCACCCCAGCGGCCGGCCGCCAAGGTCTGA
- the PTGDR2 gene encoding prostaglandin D2 receptor 2 gives MLANVTMKPLCPLLEQMSHLQSHRNSSIRYIDHASVVLHGLASLLGLVENGLILFVVGCRMRQTVVTTWVLHLALSDLLATASLPFFTYFLAVGHSWELGTTFCKLHSSIFFLNMFASGFLLSAISLDRCLQVVRPVWAQNHRTVAAAHKVCLALWALATLNTVPYFVFRDTIPRRDGRIMCYYNVLLLNPGSDLDATCNSRQMALAVSKFLLAFLVPLAIIASSHAAVSAQLRHRGRPRTGRFVRLVTAVVAAFALCWGPYHVFSLLEARSHRDVTLRPLVWRGLPFVTSLAFINSVINPLLYVFTCPDVLRRLRHSLRSVLESVLVDDNDLSTGSSRRRRSSTAAPAASRPLRPPGLLGWLPGRRAAPLAMGQARSQDERGPLNRMLSATSG, from the coding sequence ATGTTGGCCAACGTCACCATGAAGCCGCTCTGCCCCCTCCTGGAGCAGATGAGCCACCTCCAAAGCCACCGCAACTCCAGCATCCGCTACATCGACCATGCGTCGGTGGTGCTGCACGGGCTGGCCTCACTGCTGGGCCTGGTGGAGAACGGACTCATCCTCTTCGTGGTGGGCTGCCGCATGCGCCAGACTGTGGTCACCACGTGGGTGCTGCACCTGGCGCTGTCCGACCTGCTGGCCACCGCCTCCCTGCCATTCTTCACCTACTTCTTGGCCGTGGGCCACTCATGGGAGCTGGGCACCACCTTCTGCAAGCTGCACTCCTCCATCTTCTTCCTCAACATGTTTGCCAGTGGCTTCCTGCTCAGCGCCATCAGCCTGGACCGCTGCCTGCAGGTGGTGCGGCCCGTGTGGGCGCAGAACCATCGCACGGTGGCCGCGGCCCACAAGGTCTGCCTGGCTCTCTGGGCCCTGGCCACGCTCAACACCGTGCCCTACTTCGTGTTCCGAGACACCATCCCGCGGCGGGACGGGCGTATCATGTGCTACTACAACGTGCTGCTCCTCAACCCTGGGTCCGACCTCGACGCTACGTGCAACTCGCGCCAGATGGCCCTGGCCGTCAGCAAGTTTCTGCTGGCCTTCCTGGTGCCGCTGGCCATCATCGCCTCCAGCCACGCGGCCGTGAGCGCGCAGCTGCGCCACCGCGGCCGCCCGCGGACCGGCCGCTTCGTGCGCCTGGTGACGGCCGTGGTGGCGGCCTTCGCGCTCTGCTGGGGGCCCTACCACGTCTTCAGCCTGCTTGAGGCGCGCTCGCACAGAGACGTGACGCTGCGGCCGCTCGTGTGGCGTGGGCTGCCCTTCGTCACCAGCCTAGCCTTCATCAACAGCGTGATCAACCCGCTGCTCTACGTGTTCACCTGCCCCGACGTGCTGCGCAGGCTCCGGCACTCCCTGCGCAGCGTGCTGGAGAGCGTGCTGGTGGACGACAACGACCTGAGCACCGgcagcagccgccgccgccgctcctcCACTGCAGCCCCGGCCGCGTCCCGCCCGCTGCGGCCGCCGGGTCTGCTCGGCTGGCTGCCCGGCCGCCGCGCTGCTCCCCTAGCGATGGGCCAGGCGAGATCCCAGGACGAGAGGGGGCCCCTGAACCGGATGCTGAGCGCCACCTCTGGTTAG